Proteins encoded within one genomic window of Nitrospirota bacterium:
- a CDS encoding SpoIID/LytB domain-containing protein, giving the protein MKYSLLFCIAVVVLFALPVSASENIRVAIADDQRVVSIKSSSDLLIAGSPSGGHQKLLRFTPASVGGKPVRIRSIDAFTQVNGKRYRGWLELRKKKNGLLLVVNDLDLEEYLGGVIAAEIPPDWEFEALKAQAVASRTYALYEKRTAGKKPYHILATIMSQVYNGANGEQINAVRAVKETRGLILTYRGELIPAFYHANCGGHTENASLMWGIDAPYLKGVDCECQNILKDEFWEKRVSVFHVSAALRRQGFRVDDITAMSIAGITPAGRVMNVTIRSARGATTVPAEIIRAALGTTEIPSLFFELELSEGEAVFSGRGRGHGVGLCQWGAKEMAGKGHDFKSILSRYYPGTVMERMK; this is encoded by the coding sequence ATGAAATATTCCCTCCTGTTCTGTATCGCGGTCGTTGTGTTGTTCGCTCTGCCCGTTTCCGCCTCTGAAAATATCCGTGTCGCTATCGCCGATGATCAAAGGGTCGTTTCGATCAAATCCTCTTCAGATTTATTGATCGCCGGGTCGCCGTCGGGCGGTCATCAGAAATTACTGCGATTCACTCCCGCGTCCGTAGGTGGAAAACCGGTGCGGATCAGATCAATTGACGCGTTCACCCAGGTGAACGGCAAACGTTACCGGGGCTGGTTGGAACTGAGAAAGAAAAAGAACGGGCTTCTCCTTGTTGTGAACGATCTTGACCTTGAGGAGTATCTCGGGGGGGTGATCGCCGCTGAAATCCCGCCCGATTGGGAGTTCGAAGCGCTGAAGGCGCAGGCCGTGGCATCGCGGACCTATGCGCTCTACGAAAAACGAACTGCAGGGAAAAAACCGTACCATATTCTCGCGACGATCATGAGCCAGGTATATAACGGCGCAAATGGCGAGCAGATAAACGCGGTGCGGGCGGTAAAGGAGACCAGAGGGCTTATTCTGACGTATCGGGGGGAATTAATCCCCGCATTCTATCACGCCAACTGCGGGGGACATACGGAGAATGCCTCTCTCATGTGGGGCATTGATGCACCCTATCTCAAGGGGGTCGACTGCGAGTGTCAGAATATTCTCAAGGATGAGTTCTGGGAAAAGCGGGTGAGCGTTTTCCATGTCTCCGCTGCGTTGAGGCGTCAGGGATTTCGCGTTGACGACATTACGGCTATGAGCATAGCGGGCATCACCCCCGCCGGCAGGGTCATGAATGTCACCATTCGGTCCGCGCGCGGCGCAACAACCGTTCCGGCTGAGATCATTCGAGCCGCACTCGGCACTACAGAGATCCCGAGCCTTTTTTTTGAGCTGGAGTTGTCTGAGGGTGAAGCGGTATTTTCGGGCAGGGGCAGGGGGCACGGGGTGGGACTCTGTCAGTGGGGCGCGAAGGAAATGGCGGGGAAAGGCCATGATTTCAAATCGATCCTGTCGCGCTATTATCCGGGAACGGTCATGGAGCGGATGAAATAG
- a CDS encoding tetratricopeptide repeat protein has translation MRKTKRDKTTDTARTAISEKSAGVSITTLMLSLVIICALAATAFQRNSIYKDFITLWGNITKTSPNKRRAHENYGQALSTVGRLEEALREFNTVLALKDDGSVPLRDLYREIGVVYFRMNRMDDAISAWQTGLRHARNDASLLNNLSIALLQTGRYEEAASLAQTALTSDPNLPQALNTMGQVLMFKKDYENALQYFLKAIEQQPDVPARYWNVALALEQAGKYDMAMKYVSKYATLEQDGAGRQRAIGFMEHLNKMMVRQQ, from the coding sequence ATGAGAAAAACGAAAAGGGACAAAACAACCGATACTGCAAGAACGGCAATAAGCGAAAAATCAGCCGGCGTATCGATCACAACGCTGATGCTCTCCCTTGTTATCATCTGTGCCCTTGCCGCGACCGCATTTCAGAGAAACAGCATCTATAAGGATTTTATAACCCTCTGGGGCAACATTACGAAAACTTCTCCGAACAAGCGCAGAGCCCATGAGAATTACGGCCAGGCGCTTTCCACGGTAGGCCGTCTTGAAGAGGCACTCCGGGAATTCAATACCGTACTCGCCTTAAAGGACGACGGCAGCGTTCCTCTGCGCGACCTGTACCGGGAGATCGGCGTGGTCTATTTCAGGATGAATCGCATGGATGACGCGATTTCCGCGTGGCAGACGGGACTGCGCCATGCGCGCAATGATGCCAGCCTTCTGAATAATCTGTCGATCGCGCTGCTGCAGACGGGGCGATATGAAGAGGCCGCCTCGCTCGCGCAGACTGCGCTTACCTCTGACCCCAATCTGCCGCAGGCGCTCAATACCATGGGACAGGTTTTAATGTTTAAAAAAGATTACGAAAATGCCTTACAATATTTTTTAAAGGCGATCGAACAACAGCCGGATGTCCCGGCTCGATACTGGAACGTGGCCCTGGCACTGGAGCAGGCGGGGAAGTATGATATGGCGATGAAGTATGTCAGCAAGTATGCAACCCTTGAACAGGACGGCGCGGGCAGGCAGCGGGCAATCGGATTCATGGAACACCTGAATAAGATGATGGTCCGGCAACAGTGA
- the ruvA gene encoding Holliday junction branch migration protein RuvA: MIAWLSGRLRHKATDHLIIDVAGVGYQVSVPLSTSCGIPDDGEDVSLHIHTHLREDSLSLFGFLTEAEKNMFLLLLGVSGIGPKLALAILSSLSVQDLSHAIQASDDSRLCMIPGIGKKTAARMVLELKDKMKLVVPSILPSLSGSAVLSDDSEDVISALVNLGYKRPQAEETVRKIRHARPDLGVEELVREALHLLMKR, encoded by the coding sequence ATGATCGCATGGCTTTCAGGCAGACTGAGGCACAAGGCCACCGACCATCTGATCATCGATGTTGCCGGCGTCGGTTATCAGGTCTCCGTGCCGCTCTCGACCTCTTGCGGGATCCCTGATGACGGAGAGGACGTCAGTCTCCATATTCATACCCATCTGCGCGAAGACTCGCTTTCCCTCTTCGGTTTTTTAACCGAGGCGGAAAAGAACATGTTTTTGCTGCTCCTGGGCGTGTCCGGTATCGGTCCCAAACTTGCGCTTGCGATCCTTTCCAGCCTCTCCGTCCAGGACCTTTCACACGCTATTCAGGCCTCCGATGATTCAAGGCTCTGCATGATCCCCGGCATCGGGAAAAAGACCGCGGCCCGCATGGTCCTTGAACTGAAAGACAAGATGAAGCTGGTTGTTCCTTCGATTCTTCCGTCATTATCAGGTTCTGCTGTATTGTCGGATGACAGTGAAGATGTCATATCAGCGCTCGTGAATCTTGGATATAAGAGGCCGCAAGCGGAAGAAACCGTCAGAAAAATCAGACATGCGCGTCCCGACCTCGGGGTCGAAGAACTGGTAAGGGAAGCGTTGCACCTGTTGATGAAGAGGTAG
- a CDS encoding sensor domain-containing diguanylate cyclase, whose product MSDEDLAERIAQLEQDLNESRAHEKTLGDLLEKKLNEVYIHYHISRTIGSLLDLREMLRQVFDIIQKSLSFERISVYLLDEKMENLDLVFYSGLDIHDKISLRIGEGTPGRIAENGEHVHIHNLAVFYETFNDFVHIPGEEKLNGSYIGIALKAHNTTIGIIGMDSSAKYGLSVDDMDFMAILSYQLAAGIEKSRLFDKIQQLSQHDGLTGLYNYRMFLEKLEQEINRLQRTGKTLSLIMLDIDHFKQFNDNFGHQVGDAVLKELAVIMLAQSRSHSIDICCRYGGEEFAIIMPELDHDNAMIVAERLRKTVENHMFPLKDNKREGKVTISLGVAAFKSGEELTPEKLTKKADDALYASKRNGRNRVSFTQ is encoded by the coding sequence ATGTCTGATGAAGATTTAGCAGAGAGAATCGCCCAGCTTGAGCAGGATCTGAATGAATCCCGTGCCCACGAGAAAACACTGGGCGACCTGCTCGAAAAAAAGCTGAACGAAGTTTATATCCATTACCATATCTCGCGCACCATCGGTTCCCTTCTGGACCTGCGGGAGATGCTGCGGCAGGTGTTCGACATCATCCAGAAATCCCTTTCCTTCGAGCGGATATCGGTCTATTTGCTCGATGAAAAGATGGAAAATCTCGATCTTGTCTTTTACAGCGGACTCGACATTCATGACAAAATATCCCTGCGGATCGGCGAAGGCACGCCCGGAAGAATCGCGGAGAACGGCGAGCATGTCCATATTCACAACCTTGCCGTGTTCTATGAGACCTTCAATGACTTTGTCCACATTCCGGGAGAGGAAAAGCTCAATGGATCGTACATCGGCATCGCGCTCAAGGCGCACAATACGACCATCGGCATCATCGGCATGGACAGTTCCGCCAAGTACGGGCTGAGCGTGGACGACATGGATTTCATGGCCATCCTTTCCTACCAGCTGGCCGCCGGTATCGAGAAATCCCGGCTCTTCGACAAAATTCAGCAGCTGTCGCAGCACGACGGCCTCACCGGTCTCTATAACTACCGGATGTTCCTTGAAAAGCTTGAACAGGAGATCAACAGGCTGCAGAGGACCGGGAAAACGCTCTCGCTCATAATGCTCGATATCGACCACTTCAAACAGTTCAACGACAACTTCGGCCACCAGGTAGGTGATGCCGTCCTGAAAGAGCTTGCCGTGATCATGCTGGCGCAGAGCAGAAGCCATAGCATTGACATCTGCTGCCGTTACGGCGGGGAGGAATTCGCCATAATCATGCCCGAGTTGGATCATGATAACGCGATGATCGTGGCCGAACGCCTTAGAAAAACGGTGGAGAACCATATGTTTCCGCTCAAGGACAATAAACGGGAAGGCAAAGTTACCATCAGCCTCGGGGTTGCCGCTTTCAAGAGCGGCGAAGAACTTACCCCCGAGAAGCTCACGAAAAAAGCCGATGATGCGCTGTATGCTTCAAAAAGAAACGGGAGAAACCGGGTAAGTTTCACTCAGTAG
- a CDS encoding epoxyqueuosine reductase QueH, giving the protein MNIFLHICCAPCALYPYFRLKEEGFNPAGYFYNPNIHPYQEYKKRIDTVREFSARVGLETHYRDGYDLDSFLLRIAGTGTRRCEHCYRMRLDAAAAAAREKKVGVFTSSLLYSKYQKHDLIKGIAHETASEHGIEFYYEDFRSGWREGIVESRAMGLYRQQYCGCIYSEKERYEKRS; this is encoded by the coding sequence ATGAACATATTTCTCCATATCTGCTGCGCTCCCTGCGCGCTCTATCCGTATTTCAGGCTGAAGGAAGAAGGATTTAATCCTGCAGGATATTTTTATAATCCGAATATCCATCCCTATCAGGAATACAAAAAAAGGATAGATACGGTCAGGGAGTTCTCGGCACGCGTGGGTCTTGAGACCCACTATCGGGACGGCTACGACCTCGATTCGTTCCTTCTTCGTATCGCGGGCACAGGGACCCGGAGGTGTGAGCATTGTTACCGCATGAGACTGGATGCCGCCGCCGCTGCGGCCCGGGAAAAGAAGGTTGGTGTGTTCACCAGCTCTCTTCTGTACAGCAAGTATCAGAAGCATGACCTGATCAAAGGAATAGCTCACGAGACTGCATCGGAACACGGCATCGAGTTCTATTACGAGGATTTCCGAAGCGGCTGGCGGGAGGGGATCGTGGAGTCCAGGGCCATGGGGCTCTACCGGCAGCAATACTGCGGTTGTATCTACAGTGAAAAAGAAAGATACGAAAAGCGTTCATGA
- the ruvB gene encoding Holliday junction branch migration DNA helicase RuvB, giving the protein MPERIIEPEQNDDDVQLDRSLRPVRFEDFVGQDRIKENLRVFIEAAKGRGEALDHVLFCGPPGLGKTTLANIIAHELGVNIKSTSGPVLERAGDLAAILTNLQERDVLFIDEIHRLNRVVEEILYPAMEDFQLDIIIGQGPGARSIKLDLPNFTLVGATTRTGLLTSPLRDRFGVIDRLNFYSPDELRTIVQRSADLLRTKIDAAAAAEIARRSRGTPRIVNRLLRRVRDYAQVEGDGAITKELVESSMDRLEVDAKGFDQMDRRLLLTIIDKFEGGPVGLETLAAALSEEKDTLEDVYEPFLIQEGFLDRTPRGRQATRLAYEYFGRKKPASNQERLL; this is encoded by the coding sequence ATGCCGGAGAGGATCATAGAACCCGAACAGAACGATGACGATGTGCAGCTCGACAGGAGCCTGAGACCGGTCCGCTTCGAGGATTTCGTGGGCCAGGACAGGATCAAGGAAAACCTGCGCGTCTTCATCGAGGCCGCCAAGGGCAGGGGTGAGGCTCTCGATCACGTGTTGTTCTGCGGACCGCCGGGGCTCGGCAAGACCACGCTCGCGAACATTATCGCGCATGAGCTGGGCGTGAACATCAAGTCCACGTCCGGCCCGGTGCTCGAACGCGCCGGCGACCTGGCCGCGATCCTTACGAATCTTCAGGAGCGTGACGTCCTGTTCATCGACGAGATCCACCGGCTGAACCGGGTGGTCGAAGAGATCCTGTATCCGGCGATGGAGGATTTTCAGCTCGACATCATTATCGGCCAGGGACCGGGAGCGCGCTCCATCAAGCTTGATTTGCCGAACTTTACGCTTGTGGGGGCGACTACGAGAACCGGTCTCCTGACGTCGCCGCTCCGGGACCGTTTCGGAGTGATCGACAGACTCAACTTCTATTCCCCCGACGAACTGAGGACCATTGTGCAGCGTTCGGCGGATCTTCTGCGAACGAAGATCGATGCAGCCGCGGCCGCCGAGATAGCCCGCCGCTCCCGCGGTACGCCGCGGATCGTCAACCGTCTGCTCCGAAGGGTAAGGGATTACGCACAGGTGGAGGGCGACGGGGCGATCACGAAGGAGCTTGTCGAGAGCTCCATGGACCGTCTTGAAGTTGACGCAAAAGGGTTTGATCAAATGGACCGGAGACTTCTCTTGACGATCATCGACAAGTTCGAAGGAGGGCCGGTAGGCCTCGAAACCCTTGCAGCAGCGCTGAGCGAAGAAAAGGACACGCTCGAGGATGTGTATGAGCCCTTTCTGATCCAGGAAGGTTTTCTCGACCGTACTCCCCGGGGCAGGCAGGCAACGCGCCTTGCGTATGAATACTTCGGCAGAAAAAAGCCCGCATCAAATCAGGAAAGACTATTGTAA